One window of Robiginitalea biformata HTCC2501 genomic DNA carries:
- a CDS encoding amidohydrolase family protein: MRNLALFFLLFTCCGLLRAQGNLKALVGGTLIDGYGSAPIQNSVILIEGERIKAVGTVGTLEVPEGADVISTEGMSVLPGLWDMHVHTMINGHADYAYWDKTYPPLLKDVIMPASAHQLLMAGVTSARDLGGPLDESLAVRDAINKGELPGATLYVSGPFIQHAPYPGTEVFRWGVNGAEDGRRKIRRLAEAGVDFIKLVDQDQMTMEELRAVVEEAHKNGLKVVAHGHRPEEIRRGLEVGVDCFEHTGLSSAPRYPEDVMEMIRERTAQMNLGPLFWCPTVEGLYNYEYVRDNPEKLDNDSWHLGLPDSVIADIRQSIEHPDRLPYFQLTPSRRPTLKTKIRQLLDAGVVLLVGTDSGIPMKFHSQSTWNELDVWVNEFGIDPMYAIRAATYWPALWTGVADEVGTITPGKYADIIAVDGDVLRYISLLQDVDLVIKRGRQYK; encoded by the coding sequence ATGAGAAATCTCGCCTTATTTTTTTTGCTGTTTACCTGTTGTGGCCTGCTCCGGGCGCAGGGGAACCTCAAAGCCCTTGTGGGGGGGACACTGATCGACGGCTACGGGTCCGCGCCCATCCAAAACAGCGTTATTTTGATAGAAGGGGAGCGCATCAAAGCCGTCGGGACGGTTGGCACCCTCGAAGTGCCGGAGGGGGCGGATGTGATTTCCACCGAAGGCATGAGTGTACTCCCCGGGCTTTGGGACATGCATGTACACACAATGATCAACGGGCACGCGGATTATGCCTATTGGGATAAAACCTATCCACCGCTTTTAAAAGACGTTATCATGCCGGCATCCGCCCACCAGTTGCTGATGGCCGGGGTGACCAGCGCCCGGGACCTGGGCGGGCCGCTGGATGAGAGCCTCGCAGTCCGGGACGCCATAAACAAGGGGGAACTACCCGGGGCCACCCTGTACGTATCCGGCCCGTTTATCCAGCACGCGCCCTACCCGGGTACCGAAGTCTTTCGCTGGGGCGTGAACGGGGCGGAAGATGGCCGCCGTAAAATCCGCCGCCTGGCGGAGGCCGGGGTGGACTTTATCAAGCTCGTCGACCAGGACCAGATGACGATGGAGGAACTTCGGGCGGTTGTGGAGGAGGCCCACAAGAACGGCCTCAAGGTGGTGGCCCATGGGCACCGGCCGGAAGAAATCCGCAGGGGGCTGGAAGTAGGGGTGGATTGCTTTGAGCATACGGGCCTCTCTTCGGCCCCCCGTTACCCGGAGGACGTGATGGAGATGATCCGCGAGCGCACGGCACAGATGAACCTGGGGCCGCTGTTCTGGTGCCCCACTGTAGAGGGCCTGTACAATTATGAATACGTACGGGACAACCCGGAGAAGCTCGACAACGACTCCTGGCACCTCGGGTTGCCGGACAGCGTGATTGCCGATATCCGGCAGAGCATTGAGCACCCGGACCGATTGCCGTATTTTCAATTAACCCCTTCGCGCCGGCCCACCCTGAAGACCAAGATCCGCCAGTTGCTGGATGCCGGGGTGGTATTATTGGTGGGAACAGACAGCGGAATCCCCATGAAATTCCACAGCCAGTCTACCTGGAACGAACTGGATGTATGGGTCAATGAATTTGGCATCGACCCGATGTATGCCATCCGGGCTGCTACTTACTGGCCGGCCCTCTGGACCGGCGTGGCCGACGAGGTGGGCACCATTACCCCGGGGAAATACGCGGATATCATCGCTGTGGACGGGGATGTCCTCCGGTATATCAGCCTGTTGCAGGATGTGGACCTGGTAATCAAACGGGGCAGGCAGTATAAATAA